In Bryobacteraceae bacterium, the following proteins share a genomic window:
- a CDS encoding AAA family ATPase, with protein sequence MDANRTERESKPMPAWAERLSNLYFSGTTSMFVLHGAVHDFVRNGDNAYGTLTDFLAEQIFGRWDLVLHYDLARGLRVFAGRDAARLKEMVVLANRKVGDLAAARKDPSTAMALLDRFVMNNIMSAEGDRLSAAIVIDSASFLAPAGDPGRLNLASATNVVTLLNWASSLHVKRMNMAFVLIDERGAAIAERITGSPHVASIEVGLPDAGAREQFLGFAVNGRDFAKASDYPPPELARLTAGISLVDLNVMVQTAFEGPSRLDANRMRVLKKELIERQCQGLLEFVEPKWTLDALVGHEPVKARLREDATLLKRGASGMLPMGYLVCGPVGTGKTFLAQCTAGEIGIPSVVLKNFRSKYVGETESNLERVLGVLRAMGPVVVMIDEADAALGDRDQDGDSGTSSRVFSMIAAQMGDTRYRGQILWMLLTCRPDLLPIDIKRQGRAEVHIPLFYPDTEDELRAMFVAMAKKLGAKLAPEDVPAVPYRGKLSGADIEGMVGRALRISMLAGAEGVTRDSLERVAADFLPSTENAEKELQELAAILECTDRQFLPSEIVRRVDEMGGRTKVEEKYAALRRMIELL encoded by the coding sequence ATGGACGCCAACCGCACCGAACGCGAATCGAAGCCGATGCCCGCCTGGGCCGAACGGCTATCGAACCTTTACTTCTCCGGCACGACGTCGATGTTCGTGCTGCACGGCGCCGTCCACGACTTCGTCCGCAACGGCGACAACGCCTACGGCACGCTTACCGATTTTCTCGCCGAACAAATTTTCGGGCGTTGGGATCTTGTGCTCCACTATGACCTCGCCCGCGGCCTGCGCGTCTTCGCCGGACGCGACGCGGCGCGGCTTAAAGAGATGGTGGTGCTCGCCAATCGCAAGGTGGGCGATCTGGCCGCCGCGCGCAAGGATCCATCGACGGCCATGGCGCTGCTCGACCGCTTCGTGATGAACAACATCATGTCGGCCGAGGGTGACCGTTTGAGCGCGGCCATCGTCATCGACAGCGCGTCGTTCCTGGCGCCGGCCGGCGATCCGGGCCGTTTGAACCTGGCATCGGCGACAAACGTCGTGACGCTGCTCAACTGGGCGTCGAGCCTGCACGTGAAGCGCATGAACATGGCGTTCGTGCTGATCGACGAGCGCGGCGCGGCGATCGCCGAGCGCATCACCGGCAGTCCACACGTGGCGTCGATCGAGGTTGGCCTGCCGGACGCCGGCGCCCGCGAACAGTTTCTGGGCTTCGCCGTCAATGGCCGCGACTTCGCCAAAGCTTCGGACTATCCGCCGCCTGAGTTGGCGCGCCTCACGGCCGGCATCTCGCTCGTCGATTTGAACGTGATGGTGCAGACGGCGTTTGAGGGACCGTCGCGGCTGGACGCAAACCGGATGCGCGTGCTGAAGAAGGAGCTGATCGAGCGGCAATGCCAGGGCCTGCTCGAGTTCGTGGAGCCGAAGTGGACGCTCGACGCGCTGGTGGGCCATGAGCCGGTGAAAGCGCGCCTGCGCGAGGACGCCACGCTGCTGAAGCGCGGCGCGTCCGGCATGCTGCCGATGGGCTACCTGGTTTGCGGCCCGGTGGGCACGGGCAAGACGTTCCTGGCGCAGTGCACGGCCGGCGAGATCGGCATCCCGTCGGTGGTGCTGAAGAATTTCCGCTCGAAGTACGTGGGCGAAACCGAGTCGAACCTGGAACGGGTGCTCGGGGTGCTGCGCGCGATGGGTCCGGTGGTGGTGATGATCGACGAGGCCGACGCCGCGCTTGGCGACCGCGACCAGGACGGCGACTCGGGCACGTCCAGCCGCGTGTTTTCGATGATCGCCGCGCAGATGGGCGACACACGGTATCGCGGGCAGATCCTGTGGATGCTGCTCACCTGCCGGCCGGACCTGCTGCCGATCGACATCAAGCGCCAGGGCCGCGCCGAAGTGCACATCCCGCTGTTCTATCCGGACACCGAAGACGAACTGCGGGCCATGTTCGTGGCGATGGCGAAGAAGCTCGGCGCGAAGCTCGCGCCGGAAGACGTCCCCGCCGTGCCGTACCGGGGCAAGCTCTCCGGGGCCGATATCGAAGGCATGGTGGGGCGGGCGCTCCGCATATCGATGCTCGCCGGCGCCGAAGGCGTGACACGCGATTCGCTCGAACGCGTGGCGGCGGACTTCCTGCCTTCCACCGAAAACGCCGAGAAGGAGCTGCAGGAACTGGCCGCGATCCTCGAATGCACGGACCGGCAGTTTCTGCCCTCCGAGATCGTGCGGCGCGTGGACGAGATGGGCGGGCGCACGAAGGTGGAAGAGAAATACGCGGCGCTGCGCCGCATGATCGAATTACTGTAA
- a CDS encoding ABC transporter ATP-binding protein, producing the protein MSETPEAPIVEFKNVTKTFDGMTAIEDIAFRVDNHPGRGEFITIIGPSGCGKSTILRMIAGLRPHFPPTSGSVNVMGKPVEGPGADRGMVFQDYTSFDNRTVEDNIAFGLECQGTPENEVRERARAWIEKVGLNVDRDAQKYPHQLSGGMRQRVAIARTLILKPRIILMDEPFGALDPNTRLNMQDQLVSLWRDVEATVFFVTHSVEEAVYLGDRVYVLSPSPGRLFREMAVPPPDRPARDMQREAPFNEIVFEIRDIIEKLELKPDDS; encoded by the coding sequence ATGAGCGAAACGCCCGAAGCCCCGATCGTCGAGTTCAAGAACGTCACGAAGACGTTCGACGGCATGACGGCGATCGAGGACATTGCCTTCCGCGTCGATAATCATCCGGGGCGCGGCGAGTTCATCACCATCATCGGACCTTCGGGCTGCGGCAAGTCGACGATCCTGCGCATGATCGCCGGTCTGCGGCCGCACTTCCCACCGACGTCGGGCAGCGTCAACGTGATGGGCAAGCCGGTGGAAGGCCCCGGCGCCGACCGCGGCATGGTCTTCCAGGACTACACTTCATTCGATAACCGGACGGTGGAGGACAACATCGCCTTCGGGCTCGAATGCCAGGGGACGCCCGAGAACGAAGTGCGCGAACGCGCCCGCGCCTGGATCGAGAAGGTGGGCCTCAACGTGGATCGCGACGCGCAGAAGTACCCGCATCAGCTCTCCGGCGGCATGCGCCAGCGCGTTGCCATCGCGCGGACTCTCATCCTGAAGCCGCGCATCATTCTCATGGACGAGCCGTTCGGCGCGCTCGACCCGAACACGCGCCTCAACATGCAGGATCAGCTTGTTTCGCTGTGGCGCGACGTGGAGGCGACCGTCTTCTTCGTGACGCACTCGGTGGAGGAGGCCGTCTACCTCGGCGACCGCGTGTACGTGCTCTCACCCTCGCCCGGCCGCCTGTTCCGCGAAATGGCCGTCCCGCCGCCGGACCGCCCCGCGCGCGACATGCAGCGCGAAGCCCCCTTCAACGAGATCGTCTTCGAGATCCGCGACATAATAGAAAAGCTCGAACTCAAGCCCGATGACTCCTAA
- a CDS encoding thiazole synthase, with the protein MSNTLTIAGREFQSRLIVGTGKYRGFPEMKRCHEESGADMVTVAVRRVNLTDRSKESLLDYIDRDRIFILPNTAGCYTADDAIRTARLGREVGLSNWVKLEVIGDERTLFPDNEGLVEATRVLAREGFVVLPYTNDDLVNARKLIDAGAAAVMPLAAPIGSGLGIRNTENLRILREMITGVPLIVDAGVGTASDAAVAMELGFDGILMNTAIAGAGDALKMARAMKLAVEAGRLAFEAGRIERKLYATASSPLVGAISS; encoded by the coding sequence ATGTCCAATACCCTCACCATCGCCGGCCGCGAATTCCAATCCCGCCTCATCGTCGGCACGGGCAAGTACCGCGGCTTCCCCGAAATGAAGCGCTGTCACGAGGAATCCGGCGCGGACATGGTTACCGTAGCGGTGCGGCGGGTGAACCTCACGGACCGGTCCAAGGAATCGCTGCTCGACTACATCGACCGCGACCGGATCTTCATCCTCCCGAACACCGCCGGCTGCTACACGGCCGACGACGCGATCCGTACGGCGCGGCTCGGCCGCGAAGTGGGCCTTTCGAACTGGGTGAAGCTCGAAGTGATTGGCGACGAACGCACCTTGTTCCCCGACAACGAAGGGCTTGTGGAGGCGACGCGTGTGCTCGCCCGTGAAGGTTTCGTGGTGCTGCCCTATACGAACGACGACCTGGTGAACGCGCGGAAGCTCATCGACGCCGGCGCGGCCGCGGTGATGCCGCTGGCGGCGCCGATCGGGTCCGGCCTGGGCATACGCAACACGGAGAACCTGCGGATCCTCCGCGAGATGATCACGGGCGTGCCGCTCATCGTCGACGCCGGCGTTGGCACGGCTTCCGACGCCGCTGTCGCGATGGAGCTTGGCTTCGACGGCATCCTCATGAACACGGCGATCGCCGGCGCGGGCGACGCGTTGAAGATGGCCCGCGCGATGAAGCTCGCGGTCGAGGCGGGGCGCCTCGCCTTCGAGGCCGGGCGCATCGAACGGAAGCTCTACGCCACGGCGAGTTCGCCGCTGGTGGGCGCGATTTCGTCGTAG
- a CDS encoding PspA/IM30 family protein produces the protein MILGKFWSAIRAQINKIANVFWEADPIAQMQYEHDLAVEQLKEGRKGLETYRGLVETVSRRVATQRAHAQKLEAETKAYLKAGERETAAKFALELQKAKKELAAYEEQLQMHETAYENNLKKIKHAAHKLNEVREKIQKYDAELKMSAAEAEVAALSQSFNMDVTTDFGQLEQVIQGKIDKNRGRARVASDLSSEGLQEIEAEERMQKVMADEALAQFETELGLRSPETSAMAETAKDLGPAVAARDTAVEKN, from the coding sequence ATGATCCTTGGCAAGTTCTGGAGCGCGATCCGGGCGCAGATCAACAAGATTGCGAACGTGTTTTGGGAGGCCGATCCCATCGCCCAGATGCAATATGAACACGACCTCGCGGTGGAGCAACTGAAGGAAGGCCGTAAGGGCCTGGAGACTTATCGCGGGCTGGTGGAAACCGTTTCCCGCCGCGTGGCGACGCAGCGCGCCCACGCCCAAAAGCTCGAAGCCGAAACGAAGGCGTATCTCAAAGCCGGCGAGCGCGAAACCGCCGCCAAGTTCGCTCTGGAACTCCAGAAGGCCAAGAAGGAGCTCGCCGCTTACGAAGAGCAGCTCCAGATGCACGAGACGGCCTACGAGAACAATCTCAAGAAAATCAAGCACGCCGCGCACAAGCTCAACGAGGTGCGCGAAAAGATCCAGAAGTACGACGCGGAGTTGAAGATGAGCGCCGCCGAGGCCGAAGTGGCCGCGCTGTCGCAGAGTTTCAACATGGACGTGACCACGGACTTCGGGCAGCTCGAGCAGGTGATTCAAGGCAAGATCGACAAGAACCGCGGCCGCGCCCGCGTCGCTTCGGATCTTTCCTCGGAAGGCTTGCAAGAGATCGAAGCCGAAGAGCGCATGCAGAAGGTGATGGCCGACGAGGCCCTCGCGCAGTTCGAGACCGAGCTGGGCCTGCGGTCGCCGGAAACATCGGCGATGGCGGAGACGGCGAAGGACCTCGGTCCCGCAGTCGCCGCGCGCGACACGGCCGTCGAAAAGAACTGA
- a CDS encoding phosphate ABC transporter substrate-binding/OmpA family protein, producing the protein MANGNPKPAFYLAVLAVVLGLVGLGLWRFGALPGVSTDIGGGTESEAKVESPDSQGITTAKDYSYVPEQKLPPVQGISSYKPMADRTVRFAINVWAGWAPIIFANGGFKSGKMWKSPSGKDFKVELTLIDDPVAMRDAFAAGSIHVGWGTLDMVPLFLESLKRDSRVMPRIYQQVDWSNGGDGIVVREDIKTMSDLRGKTLVLAQNSPSQFFVLNALINAGVQPSEVKFKYTQDAFQAAAAFNADKSIAGAVSWAPDIYNLSNVKGNRLLVSTATANKLIADVWFARADFAKDNADIMEGITRGIFDAMEDLKQQANKQSVAKLMAAGYSIPETDALGMLGDAHSTNHAENREFFLNQNNPTNFERTWDMAYYLYKRIGAVGDKVPFDQVMDFTIIKKLGAEAKYANQKDEYNVQFAPVAAAAIQGESPEILTKTVVIHFFPNSWDLGKKVTKNIDGKAVEEMYDPNVNFVVEEVGKLAGQYGAARIVIEGHTDSSMQGRVPESAVQELSFNRANSVKQAIVRKFPSLQPNQFTASGQGWSRPADSGDPLNHAKNRRVEIKVYPAEAPQ; encoded by the coding sequence ATGGCGAACGGAAATCCGAAGCCGGCGTTTTATCTCGCCGTGCTGGCAGTGGTGTTGGGGCTCGTAGGATTGGGATTATGGCGTTTCGGCGCGCTGCCCGGCGTGAGCACGGATATTGGCGGCGGCACGGAGTCCGAGGCGAAAGTCGAGTCTCCGGATTCGCAGGGAATCACCACCGCCAAGGACTACAGCTACGTCCCGGAGCAGAAGCTGCCGCCGGTGCAGGGCATTTCGAGCTACAAGCCGATGGCGGACCGCACGGTGCGTTTCGCAATCAACGTGTGGGCCGGCTGGGCGCCGATCATCTTCGCCAACGGTGGCTTCAAGTCCGGCAAAATGTGGAAGAGCCCGTCGGGGAAAGATTTCAAAGTCGAGCTGACGCTGATCGACGATCCGGTGGCGATGCGCGATGCCTTCGCGGCAGGCAGCATCCACGTCGGCTGGGGAACGCTGGACATGGTGCCGCTGTTTCTCGAGAGCCTGAAGCGCGATTCGCGCGTGATGCCGCGCATCTATCAGCAGGTGGACTGGTCCAACGGCGGCGACGGAATCGTGGTGCGGGAAGACATCAAGACCATGTCGGACCTGCGCGGCAAGACGCTCGTGCTGGCGCAGAACTCGCCCTCGCAGTTCTTCGTGCTGAACGCCCTCATCAACGCGGGCGTGCAGCCCTCGGAAGTGAAGTTCAAGTACACGCAGGACGCCTTCCAGGCGGCCGCCGCGTTCAACGCCGACAAGTCCATCGCGGGCGCGGTGAGCTGGGCGCCGGACATCTACAACCTGTCGAACGTGAAAGGGAACCGGCTGCTGGTCTCGACGGCGACCGCGAATAAACTGATCGCCGACGTTTGGTTCGCGCGCGCCGATTTCGCCAAGGACAACGCCGACATTATGGAGGGCATCACGCGCGGAATCTTCGACGCGATGGAGGACCTGAAACAGCAGGCCAACAAACAGAGCGTGGCGAAGCTGATGGCAGCCGGCTACTCAATTCCGGAGACCGACGCGCTCGGGATGCTCGGCGACGCGCACTCCACCAACCACGCCGAAAATCGCGAGTTCTTCCTCAACCAGAACAACCCCACCAACTTCGAGCGCACCTGGGACATGGCCTACTATCTCTACAAGCGCATCGGCGCGGTGGGCGACAAGGTACCGTTCGACCAGGTGATGGACTTCACGATCATCAAGAAGCTCGGAGCCGAGGCCAAGTACGCCAACCAGAAGGACGAATACAACGTCCAGTTCGCGCCGGTGGCCGCAGCCGCCATCCAGGGCGAGAGCCCGGAGATTCTCACCAAGACAGTGGTGATCCACTTCTTCCCGAATTCTTGGGACCTGGGGAAGAAGGTCACCAAGAATATCGACGGCAAGGCGGTGGAAGAGATGTATGACCCGAACGTGAACTTCGTGGTGGAAGAGGTTGGCAAACTCGCCGGCCAGTACGGCGCGGCGCGCATCGTCATCGAAGGCCACACGGACTCTTCGATGCAAGGGCGCGTGCCGGAGAGCGCGGTACAGGAACTCAGCTTCAATCGCGCCAATTCGGTAAAGCAAGCGATCGTGCGCAAATTCCCGTCGCTGCAGCCGAATCAGTTCACCGCGTCGGGCCAGGGCTGGTCGCGCCCGGCCGACTCCGGCGATCCGTTGAACCACGCCAAGAACCGGCGCGTGGAGATCAAGGTGTACCCGGCCGAGGCTCCGCAGTAA
- a CDS encoding CHRD domain-containing protein — protein MKKMAIAYAILAVTPVLVFAQGERTTVRTLHCLMSPSKETPAVKTTAMGACAVEITARRDADNNILSAYVDFRITHYLGQAEGLTGLHIHRGAEGVAGPVVINSGLRGPVATAAGDGSVFYQVEVTDAAQIAILNAIMANPAGYYVNMHSQTNPGGIIRGQLSDGPASAASVSALNTRLDATDSTIASLKSAVDATTALLRSVAFRLGIAVQ, from the coding sequence ATGAAGAAAATGGCGATCGCATACGCGATCCTCGCAGTTACTCCCGTGCTCGTGTTTGCGCAGGGCGAGCGCACCACGGTCCGCACACTGCATTGCCTGATGAGCCCCTCCAAGGAGACCCCGGCCGTGAAGACTACGGCAATGGGCGCCTGCGCGGTTGAGATCACCGCACGGCGCGACGCCGACAACAACATCCTCTCGGCGTACGTCGACTTCCGTATCACGCACTATCTCGGACAGGCCGAAGGCCTCACCGGACTCCACATCCATCGGGGTGCGGAGGGCGTGGCTGGGCCGGTAGTGATCAATTCCGGCCTGCGCGGTCCGGTGGCAACCGCTGCCGGCGACGGCTCCGTGTTTTACCAGGTGGAAGTGACCGACGCGGCGCAGATAGCAATCCTCAACGCGATCATGGCGAATCCGGCCGGCTACTACGTGAATATGCACAGCCAGACCAACCCCGGCGGAATCATCCGCGGCCAGTTGAGCGACGGTCCGGCGTCGGCCGCGTCGGTCTCCGCACTCAACACGCGGCTCGACGCCACCGATAGCACGATCGCTTCGCTCAAATCCGCCGTCGACGCCACCACGGCGCTGCTGCGATCGGTCGCCTTCCGGCTCGGCATCGCTGTCCAGTAA
- a CDS encoding ABC transporter permease: protein MKRPGLMELRAAPPPLTGRLLGLATVALLFLVWWLVTMGATPESRVVSPVILPSPMEVVRSFGSLWTERALAASIAATLRRVLIGFGLAAAVGVPLGIIAGSWRVFDAASAPLALFGRNIPVAALIPLTILWFGIEETQKVMFIFIACVPFIFSDAVRAVTSLPDRYVETAQTLGATPLQIVTKVLVPLAMPDIYKSLRGLFGMAFGYIMLAELINAEHGLGYLLSTSQRRGLSEHIILILLVIASLAFLIDRFLGWLQRGLFPYRKDEA from the coding sequence ATGAAGCGTCCCGGATTGATGGAGCTTCGGGCGGCGCCGCCTCCGCTCACGGGGCGGCTGCTCGGCTTGGCGACCGTGGCTCTGCTGTTCCTGGTGTGGTGGCTGGTGACGATGGGCGCCACGCCGGAATCGCGCGTGGTGTCGCCGGTGATCCTGCCTTCGCCGATGGAAGTGGTGCGCAGCTTTGGATCTCTGTGGACCGAACGCGCGCTCGCGGCAAGCATCGCCGCCACGCTGCGGCGCGTATTGATCGGCTTCGGACTGGCGGCGGCGGTGGGCGTGCCGCTCGGGATCATCGCCGGATCGTGGCGCGTGTTCGACGCCGCCTCCGCCCCCTTGGCGCTCTTCGGCCGCAACATCCCGGTGGCCGCGCTGATCCCGCTGACGATTCTCTGGTTCGGGATCGAAGAGACGCAGAAGGTGATGTTCATCTTCATCGCCTGCGTGCCGTTCATCTTTTCCGACGCGGTGCGCGCGGTGACTTCGCTGCCGGACCGGTACGTCGAAACCGCGCAAACGCTCGGCGCCACGCCGCTGCAGATCGTGACGAAGGTGCTGGTGCCACTGGCGATGCCCGACATCTACAAGAGCCTGCGCGGGCTGTTCGGCATGGCGTTCGGCTACATCATGCTCGCTGAGCTGATCAACGCCGAGCATGGGCTCGGCTACCTGCTCAGCACGAGCCAGCGGCGCGGGTTGTCGGAACATATCATCCTCATCCTCCTCGTGATCGCGTCGCTCGCGTTCCTGATCGACCGGTTTCTCGGCTGGCTGCAGCGCGGGTTGTTCCCGTACCGGAAGGACGAAGCATGA
- a CDS encoding acetylxylan esterase, which produces MRAAAFLLPTILWAQADEAALSRMLASKQQVTAYLEKRAEEITRNAAAEVSSPETWARVKAKRLEEMRDMLGLLPWPVRTPLNIRVTARHDKGSYWVENIAFESSPKLYVTGNLYVPKSPGKKPAIVYVCGHAYSPQGNKTYYQRHGISFAKNGYVAFILDSIQAAESFAIHHGVGWQEMYEWYSRGYTPAGVEVWNAMRAIDYLETRPEVDAARIGMTGRSGGAAMSWFTAAVDPRVKAVAPVMGISTYSANVKANTQRLHCDCMFTVNSWMHGMLHQGALIWPRPLMMAHGRKDDLFPIPGYEEFEQTVGGMYRAAGREGDFGNVVVDTGHQDSDFLREKAVRFFDRHLLGAPADRRLDMDYSNAPPEQLAAFENGPPGDAVNYRIHETFTPQPAPETTTAAAWKERSSSVLAALKQRVIAPRPAGAMRSRLVGKSSGWEEYSIAGGDGVEIRMLVRRPAAEKTGVPGLLYVASDGEDPRAIEAMLRPVNARNASVRAVVYPRGVGEIPWDKSFWKDTLRNAMHTGLTVDTMRLWDVQLAIEALRVEKQLDAARIMTMGEGVSGALALYAAILDPAIAQATLIDPPESHTKGPVFLNVLRHTDLPEAAALLSPRRLNFYARMPAAFERTRRLYGLNGHADHVFLTMQLDRILEGRYDHAYASGF; this is translated from the coding sequence ATGCGAGCCGCCGCATTCCTCCTCCCGACCATCCTATGGGCCCAGGCCGACGAAGCCGCGCTCAGCCGCATGCTCGCGAGCAAGCAGCAGGTGACGGCGTATCTCGAGAAGCGCGCGGAAGAGATCACGCGCAACGCCGCGGCCGAGGTGTCGTCGCCGGAAACGTGGGCGCGAGTGAAGGCGAAGCGGCTCGAAGAGATGCGCGATATGCTCGGCCTGCTGCCGTGGCCGGTACGGACGCCGCTCAACATCCGCGTCACCGCCCGGCACGACAAGGGCAGCTACTGGGTGGAAAACATCGCCTTCGAAAGCAGCCCGAAGCTCTACGTCACCGGCAATCTCTACGTGCCGAAATCACCGGGGAAGAAGCCGGCCATCGTTTACGTGTGCGGGCACGCCTACTCGCCGCAGGGCAACAAGACCTACTATCAGCGCCACGGCATTTCGTTCGCCAAGAACGGCTACGTGGCGTTCATCCTCGATTCGATCCAGGCAGCCGAGTCGTTCGCGATCCATCACGGCGTCGGGTGGCAGGAGATGTACGAGTGGTATTCGCGCGGATACACGCCGGCGGGCGTGGAGGTGTGGAACGCGATGCGGGCGATCGATTATCTCGAGACGCGCCCGGAAGTGGACGCGGCGCGCATCGGGATGACCGGCCGCAGCGGCGGCGCGGCGATGAGCTGGTTCACCGCGGCGGTGGATCCGCGGGTGAAAGCCGTGGCCCCGGTGATGGGCATCAGCACCTACTCCGCCAACGTCAAAGCGAACACCCAGCGGCTGCACTGCGACTGCATGTTCACCGTGAACTCCTGGATGCACGGCATGCTGCACCAGGGCGCGCTGATCTGGCCGCGTCCTCTGATGATGGCGCACGGCCGCAAAGACGATCTGTTCCCGATTCCCGGCTACGAGGAGTTCGAACAGACCGTGGGCGGAATGTACCGCGCGGCGGGCCGGGAGGGTGATTTCGGCAATGTTGTCGTCGACACCGGACACCAGGATTCGGACTTTCTGCGCGAGAAGGCGGTGCGGTTCTTTGACCGCCACCTGCTGGGCGCGCCGGCCGATCGCCGGTTGGATATGGACTACTCGAACGCACCGCCCGAGCAGTTGGCGGCCTTCGAGAACGGTCCGCCCGGAGACGCGGTGAACTATCGCATCCACGAGACGTTCACTCCGCAACCGGCGCCGGAGACCACCACGGCCGCGGCCTGGAAGGAACGTTCCTCGTCGGTGCTCGCGGCATTGAAGCAACGCGTCATCGCGCCGCGGCCGGCCGGGGCGATGCGCAGTCGGCTCGTGGGCAAGTCCTCGGGGTGGGAGGAATACTCGATCGCCGGGGGCGACGGCGTGGAGATCCGGATGCTCGTCCGGCGGCCGGCGGCGGAGAAGACCGGCGTACCTGGACTGCTCTATGTGGCGAGCGACGGCGAGGACCCGCGGGCGATCGAGGCGATGCTGCGCCCGGTGAACGCGCGTAACGCGAGCGTGCGGGCGGTGGTCTACCCGCGCGGGGTCGGCGAGATTCCGTGGGACAAGTCGTTCTGGAAAGACACGCTCCGCAACGCAATGCACACCGGGCTCACCGTGGACACGATGCGGCTGTGGGACGTGCAACTGGCGATCGAGGCCCTAAGGGTGGAAAAGCAGCTCGACGCCGCGCGCATCATGACGATGGGCGAAGGCGTCTCCGGCGCGCTGGCGCTGTATGCCGCCATCCTCGACCCGGCGATCGCGCAGGCGACTCTCATTGACCCGCCCGAAAGCCACACGAAGGGTCCAGTATTCCTAAACGTCCTCCGCCACACGGACCTCCCCGAAGCCGCCGCGCTGCTCTCTCCACGGCGCCTGAACTTCTACGCGAGAATGCCTGCCGCCTTCGAGCGAACGCGCCGCCTTTATGGGCTCAACGGCCACGCCGATCACGTCTTCCTGACCATGCAGCTTGACCGGATTCTCGAAGGCCGCTATGACCACGCCTACGCTTCCGGCTTCTAG